From one Planococcus citri chromosome 3, ihPlaCitr1.1, whole genome shotgun sequence genomic stretch:
- the LOC135841779 gene encoding synaptic vesicle glycoprotein 2C-like isoform X1, with protein sequence MSKNVSLLCKINFIKLIQNFLNFTVEHDKHHNGDVIVGAPTNNLPKKDHEQLNNGKITTIDTVDLQVKDPPPPTNGKFEIVENGQIFDAVDFERAIELAGYGKFHYFLLVICGFVSTSEEMDVISMSFILPSAQCDLSLDTHSKGWLNSIIFIGMMAGAYMWGSLADTLGRRKVLIVISFTNAICIIASTFAQSYSVFMLFRFLNGAALGGSGPVIWSYFAEFQPKLKRGSMLSSMAAFWTLGNLFVASLAWIIIPQTIGHQSQYFTYKSWQIFLALCSIPSFIVAVLLLYLPESPKFLLTQNQHEKAMKVFQRIYQANTGNEMSSYPARSLIIENKTTTNKMPSVCEGNSRTHLCKVMLGGIIENTRQLFIPPILRYTLISITINLTFHIGYYGLMMWFPELFNRFDEYSKAHNGLQNATVCQVTEYITSTKDYLNSTAQDSFCTSSIAGGVFLESFITVAAALPSNILAVLGMDKLGRKFFLVFSTISSGACAIIMSFIVSKTQNLIVSATFSSVISCGNAALDCLITEIFPTNLRATGVAISMVAARFGGIIGNIVIATLLDLYCPAPTFIVAFLLISGGLMCLFLPNTTREPLS encoded by the exons accATAATGGAGATGTAATTGTAGGAGCTCCGACgaataatttacccaaaaaag ATCACGAACAACTTAATAACGGAAAGATAACCACAATTGATACTGTCGACCTTCAGGTCAAAG ATCCTCCTCCACCCACAAACGGTAAATTTGAGATAGTTGAAAATGGCCAAATATTCGACGCAGTGGATTTTGAACGAGCAATCGAACTTGCCG gttatggaaaatttcactatttcttACTGGTCATATGTGGATTTGTCAGTACGAGCGAAGAGATGGATGTTATATCGATGTCTTTCATACTGCCTTCCGCCCAGTGTGACTTAAGTCTGGATACACATTCCAAAGGATGGCTCAACTCTATAATATTCATCG GTATGATGGCTGGTGCTTATATGTGGGGTTCTCTGGCAGATACCCTGGGAAGAAGAAAAGTATTGATAGTTATATCATTTACTAATGCAATATGTATAATTGCATCAACATTCGCGCAATCATATAGCGTTTTTATGTTGTTTAGATTTTTAAATGGCGCTGC GCTAGGGGGCAGTGGACCAGTTATTTGGTCATATTTCGCAGAATTTCAACCTAAACTTAAAAGAGGCTCTATGCTCAGTTCAATGGCTGCATTTTGGACTTTGGGAAATTTATTCGTAGCCA gtTTAGCCTGGATAATCATTCCTCAGACAATCGGACATCAGTCACAATATTTTACTTATAAATCATGGCAAATATTTTTAGCACTGTGTTCTATTCCGAGCTTTATTGTAGCTGTCCTTTTACTATACTTGCCAGAAAGTCCAAAGTTCCTCTTAACACAAAATCAACACGAAAAAGCAATGAAAGTTTTCCAAAGGATATACCAAGCAAATACCGGAAACGAAATGTCTTCGTATCCG GCTAGGAGTTTAAtcattgaaaacaaaacaacgaCGAATAAAATGCCATCAGTATGCGAGGGTAATTCGAGAACCCATCTTTGTAAAGTTATGTTGGGCGGTATAATTGAGAACACAAGACAGCTATTTATTCCACCAATCCTACGTTATACATTGATCTCTATAACCATTAATCTTACATTTCATATTGG GTATTACGGTCTCATGATGTGGTTTCCTGAATTATTCAATCGATTCGATGAGTATTCCAAAGCTCATAATGGATTACAAAATGCTACAGTTtgtcag GTGACTGAATATATCACGAGCACGAAAGATTACCTGAATTCTACTGCACAAGATTCATTTTGCACCAGTAGTATTGCCGGAGGTGTTTTTCTGGAATCATTTATCACTGTAGCTGCCGCTTTACCCAGTAACATTTTAGCTGTACTTGGTATGGACaaacttggaagaaaattttttttag TTTTTAGCACGATATCTTCAGGAGCATGCGCTATCATAATGTCCTTTATCGTGAGTAAAACCCAAAATTTAATAGTATCCGCCACATTTAGTAGCGTCATCAGTTGTGGAAATGCGGCCCTTGATTGCCTAATAACAGAAATATTTCCTACTAATTTGAG agctACTGGTGTAGCCATATCCATGGTTGCAGCTCGATTTGGTGGTATTATTGGTAACATCGTAATAGCGACTCTACTAGATCTGTATTGCCCCGCACCTACATTCATTGTTGCATTTCTTTTAATAA gtgGAGGTTTGATGTGTCTGTTTTTACCGAACACTACACGAGAACCATTGTCTTAA
- the LOC135841783 gene encoding pterin-4-alpha-carbinolamine dehydratase-like, producing MNVTKFLNITIVPQNVIRRLSSKKMSAKLTPEERSTKLEPLLSNKWSLVEGRDAIKKEFVFKNFNEAFGFMTRVALLAEKMDHHPEWFNVYNKVQVTLSSHDVNGLSNRDVKLASFMDTAEKSFSN from the exons ATGAAT GTTACTAAGTTTTTAAATATAACAATTGTTCCACAAAACGTTATAAGAAGACTAtcatctaaaaaaatg TCTGCCAAACTAACTCCTGAAGAAAGATCAACGAAATTGGAACCTTTACTCTCGAACAAATGGTCATTGGTGGAAGGCCGTGATGCAATTAAGAaagaatttgtttttaaaaatttcaatgaa GCGTTTGGTTTCATGACTAGAGTAGCATTATTAGCTGAAAAAATGGATCATCATCCTGAATGGTTCAACGTTTACAATAAAGTGCAAGTTACTCTTTCTTCTCATGACGTGAATGGTCTGAGTAATCGCGATGTGAAATTAGCTTCGTTTATGGATACTGCCGAAAAATCGTTCTCAAATTAA
- the LOC135841781 gene encoding stAR-related lipid transfer protein 7, mitochondrial, with product MLSVNTVKPFCVAESSLRVQHKFFSHYSSSPSLKFLLNNLRKNFNCTFTKKFYTNFESLKFSTGFKEHSSKILKSCTKQCVFVFGHRMRRSQQMFSLYKKLWSDFNLIYFLQKFNISALKRNKFLTAASIASGFLWEKERIPEDELIRLEDEIGFAKNLYENKDSPEKNNKNSSEDLCDCDRCKHLHNEDDWELFYSNLHMKIWRKEHEKYKGQGLYVYKVYGKWNDVTANDFFQVQIDCKYRKEWDQNSVQLYVVDSDRKTTSDVLYWEFLFPKMFYNRDYVCNRRYKIDDEKKLMTIVSESVEHPSCPEKPPIHRVREYWSHIVIKPKEDFDKPGLEFTITYFDNPGLNIPTYISLFYTITGMPEYLEKQKDAALNLAKHRAEYHRLKEKEKEKEMQQSPPSSYPQQQPEKRFLIL from the exons ATGTTAAGTGTAAATACAGTGAAACCATTCTGCGTTGCAGAATCGAGTTTGCGAGTACAGCATAAGTTTTTTTCCCATTATTCGTCTTCTCCAAGTTTGAAATTCTTATTGAATAATTtacggaaaaatttcaattgtacgttcactaaaaaattctacACCAATTTTGAATCTCTAAAATTCTCCACCGGATTCAAAGAACATTCGTCGAAGATCCTGAAATCATGTACGAAACAATGCGTATTCGTTTTCGGCCACAGAATGAGACGAAGTCAACAAATGTTTtcactttataaaaaattatggagTGATTTCAACTTAATATATTTCTTACAAAAGTTCAATATTAGTGCATTGAAACGTAATAAATTTCTAACCGCTGCGAGTATCGCTAGTGGATTTTTATGGGAGAAAGAGAGGATACCGGAGGATGAACTGATAAG ATTAGAAGATGAAATCGGTTTCGCTAAGAACCTGTACGAAAACAAAGACAGTcccgaaaaaaataataaaaattcatctgaGGATCTTTGCGACTGCGATCGTTGTAAACATTTACATA ACGAAGATGATTGGGAATTATTTTATAGTAATCTGCATATGAAGATATGGAGAAAAGAACATGAGAAATATAAAGGACAAGGACTCTATGTCTATAAAG TGTATGGCAAATGGAACGATGTTACCgctaatgattttttccaagtgcaAATTGACTGCAAGTACAGAAAAGAATGGGATCAAAATTCTGTTCAACTGTATGTTGTAGATTCGGACCGTAAAACAACGAGTGATGTTTTATATTGGGAATTTTTATTTCCG AAAATGTTTTACAATCGTGATTATGTTTGCAATCGAAGATATAAAatcgacgatgaaaaaaaattgatgaccaTCGTTAGCGAAAGCGTTGAACATCCGTCTTGTCCCGAGAAACCTCCCATTCATCGAGTAAGAGAATACTGGTCTCACATCGTCATAAAACCCAAGGAGGATTTTGATAAA CCTGGATTGGAGTTCACCATTACCTATTTCGATAACCCTGGTCTTAATATACCAACGTATATATCACTTTTCTACACAATTACAG gaATGCCTGAATATTTAGAAAAGCAGAAAGACGCGGCGTTAAATTTAGCCAAACACCGAGCGGAATACCATCggttgaaagaaaaagaaaaagaaaaagaaatgcaACAAAGTCCGCCTTCGTCTTATCCTCAACAACAACCCGAAAAACGTTTTCTTATACTTTAA
- the LOC135841779 gene encoding synaptic vesicle glycoprotein 2C-like isoform X2 — protein sequence MVADDDPGPTPIDHADHNGDVIVGAPTNNLPKKDHEQLNNGKITTIDTVDLQVKDPPPPTNGKFEIVENGQIFDAVDFERAIELAGYGKFHYFLLVICGFVSTSEEMDVISMSFILPSAQCDLSLDTHSKGWLNSIIFIGMMAGAYMWGSLADTLGRRKVLIVISFTNAICIIASTFAQSYSVFMLFRFLNGAALGGSGPVIWSYFAEFQPKLKRGSMLSSMAAFWTLGNLFVASLAWIIIPQTIGHQSQYFTYKSWQIFLALCSIPSFIVAVLLLYLPESPKFLLTQNQHEKAMKVFQRIYQANTGNEMSSYPARSLIIENKTTTNKMPSVCEGNSRTHLCKVMLGGIIENTRQLFIPPILRYTLISITINLTFHIGYYGLMMWFPELFNRFDEYSKAHNGLQNATVCQVTEYITSTKDYLNSTAQDSFCTSSIAGGVFLESFITVAAALPSNILAVLGMDKLGRKFFLVFSTISSGACAIIMSFIVSKTQNLIVSATFSSVISCGNAALDCLITEIFPTNLRATGVAISMVAARFGGIIGNIVIATLLDLYCPAPTFIVAFLLISGGLMCLFLPNTTREPLS from the exons accATAATGGAGATGTAATTGTAGGAGCTCCGACgaataatttacccaaaaaag ATCACGAACAACTTAATAACGGAAAGATAACCACAATTGATACTGTCGACCTTCAGGTCAAAG ATCCTCCTCCACCCACAAACGGTAAATTTGAGATAGTTGAAAATGGCCAAATATTCGACGCAGTGGATTTTGAACGAGCAATCGAACTTGCCG gttatggaaaatttcactatttcttACTGGTCATATGTGGATTTGTCAGTACGAGCGAAGAGATGGATGTTATATCGATGTCTTTCATACTGCCTTCCGCCCAGTGTGACTTAAGTCTGGATACACATTCCAAAGGATGGCTCAACTCTATAATATTCATCG GTATGATGGCTGGTGCTTATATGTGGGGTTCTCTGGCAGATACCCTGGGAAGAAGAAAAGTATTGATAGTTATATCATTTACTAATGCAATATGTATAATTGCATCAACATTCGCGCAATCATATAGCGTTTTTATGTTGTTTAGATTTTTAAATGGCGCTGC GCTAGGGGGCAGTGGACCAGTTATTTGGTCATATTTCGCAGAATTTCAACCTAAACTTAAAAGAGGCTCTATGCTCAGTTCAATGGCTGCATTTTGGACTTTGGGAAATTTATTCGTAGCCA gtTTAGCCTGGATAATCATTCCTCAGACAATCGGACATCAGTCACAATATTTTACTTATAAATCATGGCAAATATTTTTAGCACTGTGTTCTATTCCGAGCTTTATTGTAGCTGTCCTTTTACTATACTTGCCAGAAAGTCCAAAGTTCCTCTTAACACAAAATCAACACGAAAAAGCAATGAAAGTTTTCCAAAGGATATACCAAGCAAATACCGGAAACGAAATGTCTTCGTATCCG GCTAGGAGTTTAAtcattgaaaacaaaacaacgaCGAATAAAATGCCATCAGTATGCGAGGGTAATTCGAGAACCCATCTTTGTAAAGTTATGTTGGGCGGTATAATTGAGAACACAAGACAGCTATTTATTCCACCAATCCTACGTTATACATTGATCTCTATAACCATTAATCTTACATTTCATATTGG GTATTACGGTCTCATGATGTGGTTTCCTGAATTATTCAATCGATTCGATGAGTATTCCAAAGCTCATAATGGATTACAAAATGCTACAGTTtgtcag GTGACTGAATATATCACGAGCACGAAAGATTACCTGAATTCTACTGCACAAGATTCATTTTGCACCAGTAGTATTGCCGGAGGTGTTTTTCTGGAATCATTTATCACTGTAGCTGCCGCTTTACCCAGTAACATTTTAGCTGTACTTGGTATGGACaaacttggaagaaaattttttttag TTTTTAGCACGATATCTTCAGGAGCATGCGCTATCATAATGTCCTTTATCGTGAGTAAAACCCAAAATTTAATAGTATCCGCCACATTTAGTAGCGTCATCAGTTGTGGAAATGCGGCCCTTGATTGCCTAATAACAGAAATATTTCCTACTAATTTGAG agctACTGGTGTAGCCATATCCATGGTTGCAGCTCGATTTGGTGGTATTATTGGTAACATCGTAATAGCGACTCTACTAGATCTGTATTGCCCCGCACCTACATTCATTGTTGCATTTCTTTTAATAA gtgGAGGTTTGATGTGTCTGTTTTTACCGAACACTACACGAGAACCATTGTCTTAA